The following are from one region of the Chanos chanos chromosome 10, fChaCha1.1, whole genome shotgun sequence genome:
- the mideasb gene encoding ELM2 and SANT domain-containing protein 1 translates to MSLPSQQKPNTKRTGKRITFFNDQGVEMKEAAQHAEGPYYSIGAPSSETGGVESSDSETPHMYMNSVIFSPEKGDQSRGHFQQTMPMKWTHQEQPQQPQQRPGGWSQGITMTTWTQNFPYVGSQTTFPKQIHEGLSMPQQQPSSVRVTEKPQQVANTAGEAYRDAAKSSLGQDWEQQQQQQQQAFQQSHKPGMLNPQQHGPSTTGNTSVLQPFQLAFGQPKQHLGPGYYQVFQGNRALPNLNYSAQTNSQHQLHQLQEQQQQMQQQQLHRQQLMLQQQQLHIQQQQQQILQQQQAQQVQQQILLQQKQQSQPIPQSQQTQPQQPQTQQMSQSQQHSQQMQQQIQIQQQHQQVHQIQVLQQQQMQQQLTQQVQQQQQQQHQQQQQQQQQQHQIQQQQIQKQQKTEQQQQHQHLVEYYSSAQHTHGPSQPEQPHPQIQGQDTPEQPSTESQDTAPQDSASVTQQPAETQPPMPRRSRRLSKEGSGPLSDNPFVMPSDQAQGSQNGASEGASEGATMQDVKAAPTGVIQSTRRKRRVSQEVNLETLAQKASEMESLPSHVVKEPHRPWSPHGAASGPGRGAGDLEGVSAKRSRDDNLMPLVIPVSVPVRQTDPPSPDHEGTLASSWPPRHSGYQDLSRPDHKPSVIVTRRRSLRNSLSESSSQNGGAESGNDPESKAAKSKRRPRPEPLFIPPPKLGTFIAPSVYSTITPYQSHLRSPVRIVDNPLNMPPYTPPPILSPVREGSGLYFSTFLSSAAAAVAAAGNQVLPPPATPKSATRSLLRSNSSDITPPVLPPMNEATPVSIEPRINIGLRYQAEVPELRDRAAAQQDPHKAELVWAPLPELQDKPEFLERMDDLMHLACSSAVCGGGTNQELAMHCLYECKGDIMGALSLLLLKDRIFPKTHPLGDYHYSGSDSWSTAEKRYFNKGIAAYKKDFFMVQKLVISKTVAQCVEFYYTYKKQVKIGRNGTLIYGDSEPPEAKVTEEEVDYKQSSQRFESRKEDNENRKWEGSCDRKRDSSPGRVTQSLHATENEGAVLVLRNQDDVKREQSALGVNHVPLPPPKPRTDSGARKGGATSGSKAPAGQEGEFPCKKCGRVFYKVKSRSAHMKSHAEQEKKAAALRQREAEERAAAAAAALLAASQNGARQDRDKARPTTSEDSSEEEEEDADDEDWQ, encoded by the exons ATGAGTTTGCCGTCTCAACAGAAACCGAACACAAAGAGAACCGGCAAGCGCATCACGTTTTTTAACGACCAGGGTGTGGAGATGAAGGAAGCTGCTCAGCACGCTGAGGGTCCCTACTACAGCATTGGGGCTCCATCATCAGAAACTGGTGGAGTGGAGAGCTCTGACTCGGAAACTCCACATATGTACATGAATTCCGTTATATTCTCTCCAGAAAAAGGCGATCAGAGCCGCGGGCACTTCCAGCAGACAATGCCCATGAAATGGACGCACCAGGAGCAGCCCCAGCAGCCTCAGCAAAGGCCTGGCGGCTGGTCTCAGGGTATCACCATGACAACGTGGACCCAGAATTTTCCGTATGTGGGATCTCAGACTACCTTTCCTAAGCAGATTCATGAAGGACTGTCTATGCCGCAGCAACAGCCTTCCAGCGTTAGGGTGACAGAGAAACCACAGCAGGTGGCCAACACTGCAGGAGAGGCTTATAGGGATGCGGCTAAGAGCAGTCTTGGGCAAGACtgggagcagcagcagcagcaacagcagcaggcTTTTCAGCAAAGCCATAAACCAGGAATGTTGAACCCTCAGCAGCATGGACCATCAACAACTGGGAACACCTCCGTGCTACAACCTTTCCAGTTAGCATTTGGCCAACCCAAGCAGCACCTTGGTCCCGGGTACTACCAGGTGTTTCAGGGCAACAGAGCCTTGCCAAATTTGAATTACAGCGCTCAGACAAATTCACAACATCAGCTGCACCAATTGCaggagcaacaacaacaaatgcagCAGCAGCAACTGCACAGGCAACAACTAATGCTCCAACAACAGCAACTtcatatacaacaacaacaacaacaaatcctGCAGCAGCAACAGGCACAGCAAGTGCAACAGCAGATATTattacagcaaaaacaacagtctCAACCAATTCCACAGTCACAACAGACGCAACCCCAacagccacagacacagcaaATGAGCCAGTCCCAGCAGCATTCACAACAAATGCAACAACAGATTCAAatacaacagcaacatcagCAAGTACACCAAATACAAGTATTGCAACAACAGCAGATGCAGCAACAGTTGACACAGCAGGtccaacaacagcaacaacaacaacaccaacaacaacaacagcagcagcagcagcagcatcaaaTACAACAGCAGCAGATACAGAAGCAGCAAAAAACtgaacagcagcagcaacaccAACATTTAGTAGAATATTACTCCAgcgcccaacacacacatggccCCTCACAACCTGAGCAACCTCATCCTCAGATACAAGGCCAGGATACCCCAGAGCAGCCATCCACAGAGAGTCAAGACACAGCCCCTCAGGACTCTGCCTCCGTTACCCAGCAACCTGCCGAGACACAACCACCCATGCCCCGCCGATCCCGTCGCCTCTCCAAAGAAGGCAGCGGCCCGCTTTCTGATAACCCCTTTGTCATGCCTTCTGACCAAGCTCAGGGTTCCCAGAACGGGGCTTCTGAAGGGGCAAGCGAGGGTGCTACCATGCAGGATGTCAAAGCAGCTCCAACAGGTGTCATCCAGAGCACGAGGCGGAAAAGACGGGTCTCCCAAGAGGTCAACCTGGAGACACTAGCCCAGAAGGCCTCAGAGATGGAGTCCTTACCCTCCCATGTTGTTAAG GAGCCTCACAGGCCCTGGAGTCCCCACGGTGCAGCGTCTGGTCCAGGTCGGGGTGCAGGAGACTTAGAGGGTGTGAGTGCCAAACGTTCTCGTGATGACAACCTCATGCCACTGGTCATCCCAGTGTCGGTGCCTGTGCGTCAGACCGACCCACCCTCCCCTGACCATGAGGGGACACTGGCGTCCAGCTGGCCCCCACGCCACTCCGGCTACCAGGACCTGAGCCGCCCCGATCACAAACCCTCAGTCATAGTCACGCGTCGACGCTCCCTCAGAAACTCCCTGTCCGAGAGTTCAAGCCAG AACGGCGGAGCAGAGAGCGGAAATGACCCTGAGAGCAAAGCGGCAAAGTCCAAGAGACGGCCGCGGCCTGAACCACTCTTCATCCCACCTCCCAAACTGGGCACTTTTATTGCCCCTTCGGTCTACTCCACCATCACACCTTACCAGAGCCACCTGCGTTCACCAGTAAGGATAGTGGACAATCCACTCAACATGCCCCCCTACACGCCTCCACCCATCCTCAGCCCTGTCCGTGAGGGCTCTGGCCTCTATTTCTccaccttcctctcctctgcagctGCTGCTGTAGCCGCTGCAGGTAACCAGGTCCTGCCTCCGCCAGCTACACCTAAATCCGCCACCCGCAGTCTCCTCCGATCCA ACAGCAGTGACATCACGCCCCCTGTTCTCCCGCCAATGAACGAGGCCACACCTGTCAGCATTGAACC GCGAATAAACATTGGGTTGCGGTACCAGGCAGAGGTGCCAGAGCTGAGGGACCGTGCGGCTGCCCAGCAGGATCCACACAAGGCTGAGCTGGTGTGGGCACCGCTTCCTGAGCTTCAGGACAAACCAGAGTTTCTAGAGAGAA TGGATGACCTCATGCACCTGGCCTGCTCTAGtgctgtgtgtggaggagggacCAATCAGGAGCTGGCCATGCATTGCCTTTATGAGTGCAAGGGTGACATCATG ggAGCCCTTTCCCTCCTGCTGTTAAAGGACAGAATATTCCCCAAAACACACCCGCTGGGGGACTACCACTACTCAG GCTCAGACAGCTGGTCAACCGCAGAGAAACGTTACTTCAATAAAGGCATTGCTGCTTATAAGAAGGACTTTTTCATGGTGCAGAAACTG GTAATCTCAAAGACTGTGGCCCAGTGTGTGGAGTTCTACTACACCTATAAGAAGCAGGTTAAGATTGGTCGGAACGGAACTCTCATTTACGGAGACTCTGAGCCTCCAGAGGCTAAGGTTACAGAAGAGGAGGTGGACTATAAG CAGAGCTCTCAGCGGTTTGAATCACGAAAGGAGGACAACGAGAACAGGAAATGGGAGGGTTCGTGTGATAGGAAGCGGGACAGCAGCCCTGGCAGGGTGACTCAATCTCTGCATGCCACTGAGAAT gagGGGGCTGTCCTGGTTCTGAGGAACCAAGATGATGTGAAAAGGGAGCAGTCAGCACTTGGAGTCAATCATGTTCCTCTACCTCCACCTAAACCACGGACAGACAGCGGGGCACGGAAGGGCGGGGCCACCAGTGGGAGCAAAGCCCCAGCCGGACAGGAGGGAGAGTTCCCCTGCAAGAAATGTGGCAG GGTGTTTTATAAGGTAAAGAGTCGCAGCGCTCACATGAAGAGTCATGCTGAGCAGGAGAAGAAGGCGGCCGctctgaggcagagagaggcggAGGAGAGGGCGGCGGCAGCCGCCGCAGCTCTCCTAGCAGCCAGTCAGAATGGAGCGAGGCAGGACAGAGACAAGGCTCGGCCAACCACCAGCGAAGACTcctcagaggaggaagaggaagacgcAGATGATGAAGACTGGCAGTAA